The sequence GCAGTCGCGGCACGACGCCCAGCAGCGCGGAGGCGTCTTGCACGATCACGCCCGGCAACGCGGGATCCTGCTCGAAGCGGGCTTGCAAGATATGCGTCAGCGTGTCGCCAGGCATGCTCACCATGCTGACCGGCAACTCCGATAGCCGGCAGGTGGAATCGAGTTTATCGGGCAGAGGTGCGAGCATGGTAACAACAGGCCGGTGCGAGGAAAATCAACGCTCGGGTTCCGCGGCGACCCCCAAGCCGAATCTGCCGAGAGCGATGGCGCGGCCCTTCTTGAAGGTAGCTTATTGCCCGGCAATTGCCGCACCGAGCCGCCACCCGAAGCGGCGAAACGTACGATCTGCCACCTTGTACCGCCCGCAAATTCGCGGCTCGCTGGGCAATCTTCGCTGTATCCGTTACGATCCGTGCAACCATCACCCATTTTCGGTTGCACGCAAACGGTCCTCACCGGTCGTGAAAGAATGGGGGACGGGCACCTCAGGGAAACCCGTCTTTTTCGGTGTTTTTTTCGACCGGGTTCGGAGCCAGTCCCCATTCGTTCATGCGCTCTCACCACTGGCCGCCGCCATGCTTCCCGCTGGATTTTCGTTCCAACTGCAACACGTCGATGCGAGTTCGCAGGCGCGGCGATCCGTCTTCGGCACGCCGAATGGTGCGGTGCAATTGCCGGCGTTCATGCCCGTCGGCACCCAAGCTACGGTGAAAGGGCTCGAAATCGATCAAATTCGCGCGACCGGCGCCGAGATGATCCTCTCGAACACTTACCACCTTGCCCTTCGCCCCGGCGAACGGGTGGTCGAAGAACTTGGTGGGCTGCACCAGTTTATGGGCTGGGCCGGCCCGATCCTAACCGACAGCGGCGGATTCCAGCTATTCAGCCTGGCTGCGATCGTGAAGATCGCGGAAGAAGGCGCCGCTTTCCGCTCGCATCTCGATGGCGATCTGGTGCAACTTTCGCCGGAACGGGCGGTGGCAATTCAAGAATCGCTCGGTTCCGACGTGGCGATGGTGCTCGACCACGTCGTCGCCTTGCCGAGCCATCGCGACCGGGTGCGCGATGCCATGCAGCGCACCGTGCGGTGGGCGGCCCGTTCGCAATCCGCCCATCGCCGAGAGGACCAGGCTCAATTTGCGATCGTGCAAGGCGGGCTCGATCCCGAGCTACGGCTCGAATGCACCGAACGGTTGCGGGAAATGGATTTTGCCGGTT is a genomic window of Pirellulales bacterium containing:
- the tgt gene encoding tRNA guanosine(34) transglycosylase Tgt, which gives rise to MLPAGFSFQLQHVDASSQARRSVFGTPNGAVQLPAFMPVGTQATVKGLEIDQIRATGAEMILSNTYHLALRPGERVVEELGGLHQFMGWAGPILTDSGGFQLFSLAAIVKIAEEGAAFRSHLDGDLVQLSPERAVAIQESLGSDVAMVLDHVVALPSHRDRVRDAMQRTVRWAARSQSAHRREDQAQFAIVQGGLDPELRLECTERLREMDFAGYAVGGLSVGETPAEMYRVLDATVAALPADRPRYLMGVGRPQDLLAAIGRGIDLFDCVLPTRNGRNAMAYTGRGTIRLRNRQYALDPRPLEENCPCPACRRSRGYLRHLFMVHEMLGPILLTAHNLTFYQRLLAGAREAIANDRFSAFAAEKINAWSAPPPAD